The DNA segment accaaaaaaaataacaaatttatattttctattattaaCTTAACATAAGAGAAcataacataatattttatttctatgcTCATGAACACATTGTGTTTCatgtataataaattttaattttctcaaaTATGTCATTAGTTGAAACAAACTCACAATATCTAGACTATCTTTCAGCTCAAATATTTCGACGTATACCttctttataaatcaaaaatgaCATTTGGTGTTCTACTACTCTTTAGCCAATGTCGACAAGTGTTTCCATTGCTCAAATAATGTTGTCGTCCAGCATATCACTACAAAAGatatcaatgtttttttttggtaaaaaaaatcaatgtttggttaataaaaaaattaacaataatttattatgaGAATATTAATAGATTCAATGTTATAACTTTATAACATATGTTAGTGTTTATAAGATTAATTACATTACTTGTAGTTCACAtataatttttctaattttggCAGAATTCCTATCACAAGTTGCTTTCTAACCATTTCAAACATTGTATCGTCAACATTAAAAATAACACATGTTTTCATCTATTATCATTTCAGAAAGAGAAAGTTCAGGGGAAGGAGGAGGTTGTCTGTTGCCAAAATCTCTCAGAAATTTACAAAACGGTTTCTCAATCTGGAatagaaattatcatatttcTTCACAATGTCACATATTTCTCCGATCTCAGATTCCAATGaattttattgtatttgaatACTGTCTAAAGGTTCATCACGTTATTAACTATTTGTCTTTTTTTGAATAGGTACACCATATTACGATGTGGACCATGTGGTTACAAGACATGTTAAGTTAAGGGTTGGAGTATGGCATTATTGGTTAATTGATGGTTGATCAATGGTAAATTTGTAAttgtatagttttattttgCGGTTTGAAATTGGTTAATTTATGTAAACAATATTAATTAGGATATGGTTCTATGCTTTTTACGACCTAACACCCTCATACAATTTTGTAAAACAATGTTTGATACAGAAACGAGATGCCTTCAAAAAAGATAAGAGAATGATAAATTGAACTCAAACTGATTTTATTAATTGCGATACGATATAAAATTAGGCAACCTCTCATAGTCTATGCCTGAAAatctacaatatatatatatatatatgtatatcttaTTCTCACAAAACATTAGAATAGTTAGCAAGGTACGTAGTACGTACTTACGCTACGTACGTGCAGACTTGATGGGatttgtatgtgtgtgtgtttagtTATTACTAAACCCATAACGCTCCAACGCTTTTAAGCATTGGGATAAGAGAGCGATTAAGATGAAGACTCATGACTTGATTGGCTCCACCAACGAGCTGCCCTCCTATGAACACCACCGGCACGGTCGGGCTGCAGCCTAGCTGAGCGAGTGCATGTTCTATCTCCTTTCCTCTGGTGATTTCGTCTAACTCATAGATCGCTGGGTTCACGCCAAAGTCAATGAAGAGAGTCTTGATTGAGTGAGACATGCAGCACGAGTTCTTACTGAAGATCACTACAGGTTTCTCGGAGACCATCTTTTGTAGCTTCTCCATCGGTGGTAATAGTATGGATTTTGAAAGAAATTAACTTTTTAGGATATGTAAAATTAATCTTCAACTCAGGGGAAAGATTATAATTTCTTTATCGGAATGAGATATCAGGAGTGTAAAATGGAAAGCTTTAGGAATTTTGGAATCAATATGAGAGAAGTGACTTTGAGTTCTTGTTGTGTTATGTGTTAAAGATCGACCATATATGTGCtcttatatttgaaaatttcacGAATGTAGCAACTTCACGAATGCGTGCAGACAAATGGAACGAAAATTCTAGATGCTATTGTTCGAATCTTGGTTCTCTGACTTGTGGACATAATGTTACGTGTCTGATTTTTAGAAAAGTACTAACCATCTAACGCAATTAATTTTTGtaagaacagaaaaaaaaaagagaagtaaTAAGAGAAAAAGGCATGCATAGTCGAAAAGCATAAgaagttttaaataaaatagttacacaaaatattaaaacaaatgcTATGAAAGAGAAAATAGTCAAATCTAGAAAACTAAATTATTTCACATAAATTCATATACAAGTAActgtataaaagaaaaaaattgtgaatGGACTTATAAATTCAATTAGTATTTTCATGTTACTATCTAAGTTTGGAGTCAGTTTTACTCTATTTTCCATTAACCGAAGTCATATCATACGTGTATATCTGTACCTAGTGAAAATCCTTTTTCATCATACGATAAACCCAATTACTGAACTAAAACTATTGATGAATGAGTTTTTTGAAGCTTAAATATATCAAATCTAACTGATTCAGGGGGGAACAGTTTCccatattcaaaaaaaaaaattgaaagagtGTTGAGAATCTTAACTTAAGATAAGATAGTGGAATATATggaatatatgtaaaaatttgGAGTTATGGTCGGTTGAGTTACTCTTGGCTTTTACAGACTAATAGAGTTAAGGatcaaaaatgttaccaaaGGAAAGGGACAAAGAAGTGTTTGAGTCTTCTTTAAGAAAAGGAGATAGCAAAATCTTAGCTGTGAAGAATAATATGATACGGACGAATCATGTAATTCTTTCAAATTTATGAGCTGTACAAAACTGcaatatattagattttatagcaattttaattattttgtaacgGTTATTTGTATTCAAGATATGTATACAAAACATTCTAAGATACCCGTTCAATATGTATTCATCAGTTGAATAAATAATATGTTGACTATCCAATTTACTATCATTTTAGCTTTGGACTTTTGGTCTCACCTCTTTGACACAGTCTTAACTTTTTCATGCGCCATACAAAAGGGCTATAGCTCCTTCGCTTCTTCAGTATTTGAGAAAACTCGAGATCGCATGATACCATCTCAAGAATTCGAATATTTTCTTATGACCACTTGTGCAATAAAGGTAATCTACGTGGTTCCGTTTTACCCTTATCGCATGGAATTCGAATATATTACGATGTCAATAATCAAACCAAATTGGGCTTTATCCCCAGCGAATAAGGTTTATGTTAAGTCAAGGTCATGGCAAAGAAGATagatagtttttatttttcttcttcaaatgatCATATTAATGGTGGCCCAAATTTGATCTCAAGAGTCGTTATTCtatcaggaaaaaaaaagaaaaagaatacaaGGTTATCATCATTTTCAATGTTTACCGACACACACTTATGTATGTAATATGCATATCACATCTAATTTCTCCGCAATTGGCCCGTGCTATTCTATATCCTCTATGTAACAATAGCTAAAGAAGTTCATATGGCAGAATCCAGTTCTTTTACGAGGTTGAACAATCACTTCCACAAAATTTTGTCGATGGATAATTAAGAATTAAATGATGGTTTTAcccaaattaaaagaaaaatattttctgtAAAACTTGATGATAGTGTTACAAAATGCATATAATAATTTTGCTCAGCTTGCAGCAAATTGTTCACTTCTAACTACCTAGATACCAATCAGTCATGTCTAACATTTTTGTGGCAAATGAGAGATTATTTTGTAACTGTCGCATAGGTCGATATATGAAATTACAAGAAAGAGGTTATGATATCTTCACGTGAATCTAACtttatttacatttatatttacttcataaatgaaaattaattttaatgtttGCGGAAATGAAGCGCTTAATTATATAAAGTCCGTGCGCATGTTTAATTATGTTGTCATATATATGAACGTAtataacaacatatatatatatatatatatatatatatgttgttaaaaaaaatatatatatacatatatatatatcaaatgtaATGCCTGAATAAAATATTTGCGAAAACCAGAGATAGTGTGATATTACTACTTgttaagaatattttatttttgcgtGGCCGGTTGAGAGAAAAAAAGTAAActacaatataattttttaaaattaatactctaaaaattaatatacactaaaattatttataaaataatataatttttttgtcctaaattgaatttttgattcaattagtatatcgataaattaatatctatataaattaataaaaaagattATAGTTCTGGTGTAGTCCCaacttattaatttatagaggtttgaATGTAGTTTAGTTTTAGCCTTATCGTCATGCAAGAAATCGAATCTTACGATGTCACGAATCAAACAGAATTGAGCTTTATTCCCGATTCGGCGAACAAAATTATTGGAAAGTCAAGCTTGTGGCCAAGAAGAATAGTGAAGCAATCACgtgttatattaaaaaaaaaaatccaaatcaaaATTGAAGGtcacaatttttctttttgttcttagaAATATTAATAGTGGCCCAATGCTGATCTCAGGAGTCGTTATTCTTGTATCACCGATACAAGgttatatcatcattttcaaTGTACGTGATTCACGAAACGACATATGCATATATGTACGTTATATGCTAAATCGCATCTAATCCAGCCACTTGTCCGTACTGTCCTAGAAGATAGAATATATAAGTAACAACCCAGCGGGCAGAATCCAATTCTTCACATAGTTTGTTGTTTGGTAGGAACGTCATTTTTAGTAATGAGGTTCAACGATCACTGCGAGCGACAATTTAGTAGAtggatggtgaaaaatttaatgACAGATTCGtcgcaataaaaaaaaaattacttgatGATAGATTTGTTATAAGATCAGTATTACAAATTTACACAACTTGCAGAAATTTTTTCACTTGTCAATAGCTAATAACAACTAGGCCTAAATCATTTACTGACAAACAGTTGCACGTTAATTAGTGTCGTTCGAGTAAGTTAAAGCTCGAGATTCCATACGAATGAAAACAGATAAATAAGTTCTATACTTAAATATGATGAAAATGTCTTATATGCAAACAAATGATTTTGCACTTTAGTATGTTATGTGCTACGTGCCAtctaccatttttttttgtgtgcaacCCGTGCCATCTACCATATGATGCTATCTTCCATCGTTGACAGAATATATTGAAAGACTACTAATTACATGCAAAACAACTAGACAGTAgatatatatctatgtatatATGTTAAGTACTGCAGTTTTATTGTAAAAATAATGGTATTACATTACTCTTTTAAATTGTTATCTTcctgttagattcgggtttaattatgagcttccaacttaaaactaattaatgATTAGTGAATTGGCActattcttttttatatattatttaatatccTTTAGAACTTCCGATGTGGGATATATATCCCTAATACTCTTTCTCGAGATGATGACTCTTATCGGCCAGAAATCTCGGAACTTTAGGATATTTATATTCGGTCGAACGAGTTTAACAAAACTTTTATATCCGGTTGGAAGGGTTAATCACGATCTTTATACCCGGTCGGAAggattaattttaattagaaaTTTAGGATATTTAGGATTTggactctgataccatgttagattaGGGTTTAATTAtaggcttccaacttaaaactaatTGGTGATTAGTGGATTGGCACTatccctttatatattacttaatgtcccttAGAATTCTCGATGTGAGATATATATCCCTAATAATCCCCAAGAAGTGATACTGGATCAACTCTGTCACATCTACTCCAAAAACTGTATATCTTTTAGATTATTAGGTCTGTGATATATAAACCAACTAAATTATTCTGATGTgttaaaaatagtaaatatacaatttaggAGTTTAATAGAAGTAGATTCGAGTGCAAATACAGCCGCTATTTTTCTCTTTAGGTTATTCTCTAGCAAAGAATCTAACTTGATAAAAAGcccttttgtcaaaaaaaaagaaagaatctaACTTGATATTTCTTACAAAAAGAATCTAACTTGATATCAAACAAAGGTAGCTTTATTGATCGttattataaaccaaaactccAACTTGATTAAAGTATACTCGTCTTTATTTAAATTAActtaaaagtatatacattaatacaatattatttgcatataaaatattttatctcCAATTTTTTAGATTAGGATGTACTGGAG comes from the Brassica rapa cultivar Chiifu-401-42 chromosome A01, CAAS_Brap_v3.01, whole genome shotgun sequence genome and includes:
- the LOC103870428 gene encoding monothiol glutaredoxin-S4; the protein is MEKLQKMVSEKPVVIFSKNSCCMSHSIKTLFIDFGVNPAIYELDEITRGKEIEHALAQLGCSPTVPVVFIGGQLVGGANQVMSLHLNRSLIPMLKSVGALWV